In Dermacentor andersoni chromosome 4, qqDerAnde1_hic_scaffold, whole genome shotgun sequence, the following proteins share a genomic window:
- the LOC126537198 gene encoding AH receptor-interacting protein-like translates to MNPAISKFVQKKVIYPGIGDIPRFEKGAKCTFHFCVKRLSTDEDDPDGVIDDSRKLNRPMELLIGKEFKLPVVEQCIKSMKVKEVAEFTINKCLLDNYTLVSQSYRAFAGVGKPHKRRCCGMMEEKYTTGHADLDKLAEKLVDLSCTFELLKVEEPGEYEKDVWAMTAEERLGAVPALKEQGNRAFQAGDIDTAVNKYREALEHLESLLLREKPGDEEWNELYKMKVPILLNYSQCLLNRGEFYEVIRHTSEVLSKDPNNAKALFRRAKAYFGSWSPNDCRADLLKLREVDPSLSKLVNIELKRLEAEEKKKNKEDSTKLMSMFK, encoded by the coding sequence ATGAACCCTGCGATATCGAAGTTCGTTCAGAAGAAGGTGATTTATCCTGGCATCGGCGATATCCCTCGCTTCGAAAAGGGTGCGAAGTGCACGTTCCACTTTTGTGTAAAGCGCTTAAGCACCGATGAAGATGATCCGGACGGCGTTATTGATGACAGCCGCAAGCTTAATCGCCCCATGGAACTGCTCATCGGCAAAGAATTTAAGCTTCCCGTTGTGGAGCAGTGCATTAAGTCCATGAAAGTGAAGGAAGTGGCCGAGTTTACGATAAATAAATGTTTGCTAGACAACTACACGCTCGTATCGCAAAGCTACCGCGCATTCGCCGGCGTTGGGAAGCCACACAAGCGCCGTTGTTGCGGTATGATGGAGGAGAAGTATACCACTGGTCACGCAGACCTAGATAAGCTAGCGGAGAAACTGGTGGACTTATCGTGTACCTTTGAACTGCTCAAGGTGGAAGAGCCGGGCGAGTATGAAAAGGACGTCTGGGCGATGACGGCTGAAGAGAGGCTAGGTGCCGTACCTGCCTTGAAGGAGCAGGGCAATCGGGCTTTTCAAGCGGGCGACATTGACACAGCCGTGAATAAGTACAGGGAAGCCCTCGAACACTTGGAAAGCTTGCTCCTTCGCGAGAAACCGGGCGACGAAGAGTGGAACGAGTTGTACAAGATGAAAGTGCCGATTCTCCTGAATTACTCGCAGTGCCTCCTTAACCGGGGCGAATTCTACGAGGTCATTCGTCACACTTCCGAAGTGCTCAGCAAGGATCCCAACAACGCAAAGGCTCTGTTTCGCCGAGCAAAAGCCTACTTCGGCTCTTGGAGTCCGAACGACTGTCGCGCGGATCTGTTAAAGCTTCGGGAAGTTGACCCGTCTCTTTCGAAGCTTGTGAACATAGAGCTCAAGAGGCTCgaagcagaagaaaagaaaaagaacaaggaagACAGTACCAAACTTATGAGCATGTTCAAGTGA
- the LOC126536686 gene encoding uncharacterized protein — translation MGRAPKILRVSLFLLLCSCESTLCKKSNGPLQESVAIASSETKAVESESKLSNDLVALETGYGGYGGHGGHGGYGGHGSHHGGHGYGHDNHGYGHGSHGHGNKHYGGHDSGHYGGHGHHGNRGYGGWGGSHHGGHSNHGAYGGHGHRHGHWKHHGQHWKDRGYGHERKWGWDRGGGSHGAYGGHGEGHGHWGHHGNRGHYGGHKHGHHGHDSYGGHGHYGGHKRGHYGGSNHGHGHHGYGHGNRGYGHDHYGGHKGHYGHHGGGYGHG, via the exons ATGGGCCGTGCGCCGAAG ATACTACGGGTTTCCTTGTTTCTTCTACTCTGTTCGTGCGAATCAACGCTGTGCAAAAAGAGCAATGGTCCTTTGCAAGAGTCCGTCGCCATAGCCTCGTCGGAAACGAAAGCGGTGGAAAGCGAAAGTAAGCTCAGCAACGATCTCGTCGCCCTAGAAACGGGCTACGGGGGTTACGGAGGCCACGGAGGTCACGGCGGTTACGGAGGTCACGGCAGCCACCACGGCGGTCACGGATACGGGCACGACAACCACGGCTATGGCCACGGCAGCCACGGTCACGGCAACAAGCACTACGGGGGTCACGACAGCGGTCACTACGGTGGCCACGGCCACCACGGAAACCGCGGCTACGGAGGCTGGGGAGGGAGCCACCATGGGGGCCACTCCAACCACGGTGCATACGGGGGTCACGGCCACAGGCACGGACACTGGAAGCACCACGGTCAGCACTGGAAGGACCGCGGCTATGGCCACGAACGCAAATGGGGCTGGGACAGAGGGGGTGGGAGCCACGGAGCATACGGGGGACACGGCGAGGGCCACGGCCATTGGGGACACCACGGCAACAGGGGCCACTACGGCGGACACAAGCACGGCCACCACGGGCATGACTCGTACGGCGGCCACGGTCATTACGGAGGACACAAGCGGGGACACTACGGCGGCTCCAACCACGGGCATGGTCACCACGGCTACGGGCACGGCAACAGAGGGTACGGCCACGACCACTACGGCGGACACAAGGGACACTACGGACACCATGGAGGAGGCTACGGGCATGGTTAG